A section of the Salvelinus sp. IW2-2015 linkage group LG7, ASM291031v2, whole genome shotgun sequence genome encodes:
- the pgd gene encoding 6-phosphogluconate dehydrogenase, decarboxylating yields MAEADIALIGLAVMGQNIILNMNDHGFVVCAYNRTVSKVHDFLANEAKGTKIIGAESLEDMVAKLKKPRRIVMLVKAGQAVDDFIDKLVPLLEAGDIIIDGGNSEYRDTTRRCKSLKEKNLLFVGSGVSGGEEGARYGPSLMPGGHKEAWPHIKEIFQSIAAKVGTGEPCCDWVGDEGAGHFVKMVHNGIEYGDMQLICEAYHLMKDVLGMDHDEMAQVFEDWNKTELDSFLIEITAGILKFRDTDGTHLLPKIRDAAGQKGTGKWTAISALEYGTPVTLIGEAVFARCLSALKDERVEASRSLAGPQGAKFNGDKASFLEDIRKALYASKIISYAQGFMLLRQAAKEFGWSLNYGAIALMWRGGCIIRSVFLGKIKEAFDRDAELQNLLLDTFFSNAVQDCQDSWRRAVSIGVQQGIPMPCFTTALSFYDGYRHDMLPANLLQAQRDYFGAHTYELLSNPGKYIHTNWTGHGGNVSSSSYNA; encoded by the exons ATGGCAGA AGCAGATATTGCGTTGATTGGTTTGGCTGTCATGGGCCAAAACATCATCCTGAATATGAATGATCATGGCTTTGTG GTCTGTGCATACAATCGCACTGTCTCCAAAGTGCATGATTTTCTGGCCAATGAGGCTAAAGGCACCAAGATAATAGGAGCTGAGTCCTTGGAGGACATGGTGGCCAAGCTGAAGAAGCCCAGGAGGATTGTGATGCTGGTCAAAGCCGGCCAGGCGGTGGACGACTTCATCGACAAGCTG GTCCCTCTTCTTGAGGCTGGGGACATTATCATTGATGGTGGCAATTCAGAATACAGAGACACAACA cggCGCTGTAAGAGTCTGAAGGAGAAGAACCTGTTGTTTGTCGGCAGTGGAGTCagcggaggagaagagggggctCGCTACGGACCCTCACTGATGCCAGGGGGACACAAAGAGGCCTG GCCACACATTAAAGAGATTTTCCAAAGCATCGCTGCCAAGGTGGGAACAGGAGAGCCGTGCTGTGACTGG GTTGGTGACGAGGGTGCAGGCCACTTTGTGAAGATGGTCCATAATGGTATTGAGTATGGGGACATGCAACTGATCTGCGAGGCGTACCACCTCATGAAGGATGTCCTGGGTATGGACCACGACGAGATGGCACAG GTTTTCGAAGACTGGAACAAGACGGAGTTGGACTCCTTCCTTATCGAGATCACAGCTGGCATCCTCAAGTTCAGAGACACCGACGGCACTCACCTGCTGCCTAAGATCCGGGACGCCGCCGGGCAGAAAGGCACAGGGAAGTGGACGGCTATTTCGGCTCTCGAGTACGGCACACCAGTCACCCTGATCG gCGAGGCTGTCTTTGCCAGATGTCTGTCGGCCCTGAAGGACGAGAGAGTGGAGGCCAGCAGGAGCCTGGCCGGGCCCCAGGGAGCCAAGTTCAACGGGGACAAGGCCTCGTTCCTTGAGGACATCAGAAAG GCCCTCTATGCCTCCAAGATCATCTCGTATGCCCAGGGCTTCATGCTGCTCAGACAGGCGGCCAAAGAGTTTGGCTGGTCCCTAAACTATGGCGCCATTGCCCTGATGTGGAGAGGAGGCTGCATCATCCGAAG TGTTTTCCTGGGGAAGATCAAAGAGGCCTTTGACAGGGATGCTGAGCTGCAGAATCTGCTGTTGGATACCTTCTTCAGTAATGCTGTACAGGACTGCCAG GACTCGTGGCGCCGGGCGGTCAGCATTGGAGTGCAGCAGGGGATCCCTATGCCTTGTTTCACCACCGCCTTGTCCTTCTACGACGGCTACAGACACGACATGCTCCCGGCTAACCTCCTCCAG GCCCAGAGAGACTACTTTGGAGCACACACGTATGAACTTCTGTCAAACCCTGGCAAGTACATCCACACCAACTGGACAGGCCACGGTGGCAATGTTTCCTCTTCCTCTTACAACGCTTAA